The following coding sequences lie in one Thalassoglobus polymorphus genomic window:
- a CDS encoding ABC transporter ATP-binding protein yields MIETIKLTKRYGDLIAANEISIKLDQGDVFGFIGPNGSGKTTTMRMIATLLNPDYGECYVCGKSIYTNPEEIRRLVGYMPDFFGVYDDMTVIEYLEFFASTYRINGPDRRKVCEEKLELVDMSFKRDAMVNQLSRGQTQRIGLARTLLHDPQVLLLDEPASGLDPRARIEIRKLLRRLGEMNKTIIVSSHILPELADVCTRVGIIEKGNMLADDYVADVMKKAREAILLEVRVTENQEKAASLLEQQDVVRNVSMRSDTIYVTLKPGTEDYSELSTVLFENGFRIIQFREEEVNLETAFMELTKGLQQ; encoded by the coding sequence GTGATCGAAACGATCAAACTCACAAAACGATATGGCGACTTGATCGCTGCGAATGAAATCTCCATCAAGCTGGATCAGGGGGATGTGTTTGGATTTATCGGACCAAACGGTTCCGGTAAAACGACAACAATGCGGATGATTGCAACGTTGCTGAATCCGGATTACGGAGAGTGCTACGTTTGCGGGAAATCGATCTATACGAACCCGGAAGAAATCCGCCGCCTCGTCGGGTACATGCCCGACTTCTTTGGTGTCTACGACGACATGACGGTCATCGAGTACCTGGAGTTTTTCGCATCAACCTACCGTATCAACGGGCCGGATCGTCGCAAGGTTTGTGAAGAGAAGCTCGAATTGGTTGACATGTCCTTCAAGCGTGATGCGATGGTCAATCAGCTTTCGCGTGGTCAAACTCAACGTATTGGGCTTGCTCGAACCTTGCTGCACGATCCACAGGTGTTGCTGCTCGATGAACCAGCATCCGGTCTGGATCCTCGTGCACGCATTGAGATTCGCAAGCTCTTGCGGCGACTGGGAGAGATGAACAAGACCATTATTGTCTCCAGCCACATCCTTCCCGAACTTGCCGATGTCTGTACTCGAGTGGGGATCATTGAAAAGGGCAACATGCTCGCTGATGATTACGTGGCAGATGTCATGAAGAAAGCTCGTGAAGCGATCTTGCTCGAAGTGAGAGTCACCGAGAATCAGGAAAAGGCTGCGTCGCTTCTTGAGCAGCAAGACGTTGTCCGAAACGTTTCAATGAGGAGTGATACGATCTACGTAACACTCAAGCCCGGCACTGAAGACTACAGCGAGCTTTCCACGGTCCTGTTTGAAAATGGATTTCGAATTATTCAATTCCGGGAAGAGGAAGTGAATCTCGAAACGGCGTTTATGGAATTGACCAAGGGGCTGCAACAATAA